The following nucleotide sequence is from Micromonospora sp. WMMD1120.
CCAGCCGCGGGCTGAACACCGCGTCCCCGTCCGCCACCCGGCGGATCGCCGCCGCCAGCTCGTCCGGGGAGATGGTCTTGGTGACATACCCCCGGGCGCCGGCCCGGATCAGCCCGATCACGTCCTCCGCCGCGTCCGAGACGCTCAACGCCAGGAACTTGACCTGCGGGTGGGTACGCCGCATCGCCTCCAGCACCGCGCGGCCACCCCCGTCGGGCATGTGTACGTCGAGCAGCACCACGTCCGGCCCGACGGCGGCGATCCGGGTCACCGCCTCGGCCACCGTGCTCGCCTCACCCACCACCTCGACGTGGGCGCCCAACTCCGCACGGACCCCGGCCCGGAACATGGCGTGGTCGTCCACCAGGAACACCCGCAACCGCTCGGGGCGGGCGCCCGCCGGGTCGAGGTGCTCGGTCGGCTGCTCGGCCATGGTCATCTGTTCCTCTCCGCTGCGGACGAGTCCCGGGAGATCGGCAGGATCAACCGGACCTCGGTCCCCTCCCCCGGGCCGGACCGGATCTCGGCCCGTCCGCCGTGCCGCCTCATCCGCCCGATGATCGAGCCGCTCACGCCGTGCCGGTGGTCCTCCACCGTATCGGGATCGAAGCCCTTGCCCCGGTCCCGGACGAAGACACTTACCTGTTCCGGCTCGACCTCGGCGTAGAGCGACACGGTCTGCACGGCGGCGTGCCGGGCCGCGTTCACCAACGCCTCCCGCGCGGCCGCGACCAGCGCCCCGACCTTCTCGTCGGTCTCCCGGTCGCCGACCACCACCGTCTCCACGCTGATCGCGAAGGTGTCCTCGACCTCGGCGGCGGCCTGCTCCAGCGCGGCGGCGAAGCGCTCGCTCGGCGAGGCGGTCGGCTTGTAGAGCCAGTTGCGCAGGGAGCGTTCCTGGCCCCGGGCCAACCGCTGCACCGTCTTCACGTCGCCGGCGTTGCGCTGGATCAACGCCAGCGTGTGCAACACCTGGTCGTGCACCATCGCGGCCAGCTCGGCCCGCTCCTGCTCGCGGATGCGCCCCTCGCGCTCCGAGCGGAGCTGGCTGTACGTCCGCCACAGCACCGGCGCGGCGACCACGCCGACGCCGGCCAGGCCGACCAGCGCGAAGATCACACCGTTGATCACCGCGTCGAAGTTCTGCGCCGGGGAGTAGACGGCCGCGACACCGATGATGCCGACGGCGACCAGCACTCCCCCACCGATGAACCGGAGGACGAAGGCCCGCCGGTCGCTCTCCTCGACCACAGCGCCGAGCCAGGGCACCGGCATCGTGTCGCCCCACTGCCGCCGCCGCTCCGGCGCCGACTGATGCCAGATGACCCCGGCGCCGACCGCGATGATGGCCACCAGCCAGCCGGCGGTGCCCGCCGCGCCAACCGAGTCGAAGACCATCACCTGGATCAGCAGGACGCCCAGCCCGATCCCGACGAACGGCAGGAGTTGGCCGACGTCGCGCCGGGGCGGCACCGCGGTGTCACCGGGTCGCAACGGCACCACCGCCCAGAAGGCCGCGTAGAGCAGGAGGCCGAGCCCGCTCAGCCCGAGCAGCACCATGAAGGCCACCCGCACCCGCAGCACCGAGATGCCGAGGTGGTCGGCGATACCGGCGGCGACGCCGGCGGCCATCCGGTGCTCGGGCGCCCGGTAGAGGCGCGCGGGGGTCACGGTGCTGATCGGAGGCTCCCTGGTCGTGGTGGCGGGCAGGTCGAGGTCGGTGACTCGATCGTCACACGCTGCGGCGTCCACGACCACGGGGACGCCCCCGACATTCCGGCCGCCGGATCTCAGGGTGGGGTCAGGGTCGGGTCCTGAGGTCGCTCGGGCCCGGCGGGCCGCAGGATCGAACCATGACCGAGGAAGCTGCCCCGCCGCCCCGACCGGGGTCGGCACAGCCGGGCGGTTCAGCACCGCCCCCGCCGACCACGCCGTCCGCCGAGCGGACCGAGCCACATGCGTTCGGTCCGCCCGCCCACACCGGCTCGCCCGCCGACACCGCGCCCGGTGCGCCGACCGGTGGCCACGAGCCGACCACGGCGGGGCAGGCCCCGGGCCCCGGGTTCGCGGCGGGTGCCGGCTACGGGCCCGGCGGCGCGCCGCCCGGGCCGGGTGGTCAGGGTCCGTCCCTGCCGCCACCGCCGCTGGGCGGCACCGGCTTCACCTCACGGTACGGGTTGGTCCGGCCCCGCGAGGGGCGCTATCTGGCCGGCGTCTGCGCGGCGATCGGGCGCGCCACCAACACCGATCCGGTGCTCTGGCGGGTGCTGCTCGCGGTGCTCGGCTTCTTCGGGGGCATCGGCATCCTGGTGTACGTCGCCGCCTGGCTGATCATTCCGAACGAGGGCGACACCGCCTCTCCGGTCGAGTCGATGCTCGGACGCGGCCGGTCCAGCATGTCGCCGGTGACCGTGATCGTCCTGGGCATCCTGGTCGCGGCCAGCTTCGCGTACATCGTCACCGACGCCTTCCGGGCGGTGCTGCTCGGCGCGGCCATCCTGGTAGCCGGGGCGCTGCTGCTCAACCGGGACAGCCGTGCCCCCCGGCCCGGCACCCCGGGCGGCCCGCCGCCGGGCGCGCCACCCGGCACCCCGCCCGGTCCGGTCGTCCCGCCGGTGACCTGGCCCGCGCCGTCGTACGGCACTGTGCCACCGACCGGTCCGGCGACGGCCACCGAGCCGGGGTACGCCGCCGCGCCGACGCCGGGCTCGCCGACTGTCACGATCCCGGTGTACGAGGTCCCGCCGACCAGCGGGCCACTGCCACCCGGTCCGGGGCAGCCGGTGTCCGGGGTGGGCCCGGTGTCCGGGCAGCCGGCCGCCACGACGGCTGACCCGACCGCCGCGCCGGTGTCAGCCACGGGTTGGCCGAGCACCGGCACGCCCGGCGCGGGCTGGCCGTCGGCGCCGGTGAGCAGCGCGCCCACCGCCCCGGTCGGCTACCCGACCGCCCCGCCGCCGTCCGGTTACCGGCCACCGTTCGCGCCGCACGGCCCGTACGCCGCGCCGGCCCCGGCCGTGGCCCCCGCCAAGCCACCGAAGCCGCCGAAGCGCCCGAAGGAGCGCTCGCCACTCGGCGCGGTGACCTTCTCGCTGATCTTCCTCGTCCTCGGCTTCGTCGCCCTGCTCGACCTGCTGGACGTCTTCGCCGTCAGCGCCTCGGCGTACTTCGCCGCCGCCCTGGCGACCATCGCGCTGGGGCTGCTGGTGGGCACCTGGTTCGGGCGGGCCCGCTGGCTCATCGCGCTCGGCCTGGTGACGGCGGCGGCGCTGGGCACGGCGACGGTCGCCGAGTCCTACGACCGCATCCGTGGGGTCGACGGGGCGGTCACCTGGGCCCCCACCGACCACCGCGACCTCGCCGACCGGTACGAGAACAGCTTCGGCGACGCGGTCCTCGACCTGCGCGGGATCGACTTCACGAAGCGGGACAGCCAGGTGACCGTCGCCGTCAACTTCGGCAAGGCGACGGTGGTCGTACCGCCGGACGTCGACGTCACCACGGTGGCGGACGTCAACGCGGGTGATGCCACGGTCTTCGGCAACCGCTCGGGAGGCTTGGACGGCCGGCTACGGGAGTCGACCGATCTCGGCGCGGACGGGCCCGGCGGCGGCACCCTGCGTCTCTACATCCACGTCAATGCCGGCAA
It contains:
- a CDS encoding PspC domain-containing protein, with the translated sequence MTEEAAPPPRPGSAQPGGSAPPPPTTPSAERTEPHAFGPPAHTGSPADTAPGAPTGGHEPTTAGQAPGPGFAAGAGYGPGGAPPGPGGQGPSLPPPPLGGTGFTSRYGLVRPREGRYLAGVCAAIGRATNTDPVLWRVLLAVLGFFGGIGILVYVAAWLIIPNEGDTASPVESMLGRGRSSMSPVTVIVLGILVAASFAYIVTDAFRAVLLGAAILVAGALLLNRDSRAPRPGTPGGPPPGAPPGTPPGPVVPPVTWPAPSYGTVPPTGPATATEPGYAAAPTPGSPTVTIPVYEVPPTSGPLPPGPGQPVSGVGPVSGQPAATTADPTAAPVSATGWPSTGTPGAGWPSAPVSSAPTAPVGYPTAPPPSGYRPPFAPHGPYAAPAPAVAPAKPPKPPKRPKERSPLGAVTFSLIFLVLGFVALLDLLDVFAVSASAYFAAALATIALGLLVGTWFGRARWLIALGLVTAAALGTATVAESYDRIRGVDGAVTWAPTDHRDLADRYENSFGDAVLDLRGIDFTKRDSQVTVAVNFGKATVVVPPDVDVTTVADVNAGDATVFGNRSGGLDGRLRESTDLGADGPGGGTLRLYIHVNAGNLEVTR
- a CDS encoding response regulator transcription factor, with amino-acid sequence MAEQPTEHLDPAGARPERLRVFLVDDHAMFRAGVRAELGAHVEVVGEASTVAEAVTRIAAVGPDVVLLDVHMPDGGGRAVLEAMRRTHPQVKFLALSVSDAAEDVIGLIRAGARGYVTKTISPDELAAAIRRVADGDAVFSPRLAGFVLDAFAARPDAPVADPELDQLTNREREVLRLLARGYAYKEIAKELFISIKTVETHVSNVLRKLQMSNRYELSRWAADRRLV
- a CDS encoding ATP-binding protein — translated: MTPARLYRAPEHRMAAGVAAGIADHLGISVLRVRVAFMVLLGLSGLGLLLYAAFWAVVPLRPGDTAVPPRRDVGQLLPFVGIGLGVLLIQVMVFDSVGAAGTAGWLVAIIAVGAGVIWHQSAPERRRQWGDTMPVPWLGAVVEESDRRAFVLRFIGGGVLVAVGIIGVAAVYSPAQNFDAVINGVIFALVGLAGVGVVAAPVLWRTYSQLRSEREGRIREQERAELAAMVHDQVLHTLALIQRNAGDVKTVQRLARGQERSLRNWLYKPTASPSERFAAALEQAAAEVEDTFAISVETVVVGDRETDEKVGALVAAAREALVNAARHAAVQTVSLYAEVEPEQVSVFVRDRGKGFDPDTVEDHRHGVSGSIIGRMRRHGGRAEIRSGPGEGTEVRLILPISRDSSAAERNR